One Hordeum vulgare subsp. vulgare chromosome 4H, MorexV3_pseudomolecules_assembly, whole genome shotgun sequence DNA window includes the following coding sequences:
- the LOC123447973 gene encoding calcium-dependent protein kinase 24 — protein sequence MQPDASGNAAGGGGANPRPKLPPPVAAAPAPSGRPASVLPHKTANVRDHYRIGKKLGQGQFGTTYLCVAKEDGGEFACKSIPKRKLLCREDYEDVWREIQIMHHLSEHPNVVRIRGAYEDALFVHIVMELCAGGELFDRIVAKGHYTERAAAQLIRTIVGVVEACHSLGVMHRDLKPENFLFASTAEDAPLKTTDFGLSMFYKPGDKFSDVVGSPYYVAPEVLQKCYGPEADVWSAGVILYILLCGVPPFWAETEAGIFRQILRGKLDFESEPWPSISDSAKDLVRTMLCRDPTKRLSAHEVLCHPWIVDDAVAPDKPIDSAVLSRLKHFSAMNKLKKMALRVIAESLSEEEIGGLRELFKMIDADNSGTITFDELKDGLKRVGSELTEHEIQALMDAADIDNSGTIDYGEFIAATLHMNKLEREENLVSAFSFFDKDGSGFITIDELSHACREFGLDDVHLEDMIKDVDQNNDGQIDYSEFTAMMRKGNAGATGRRTMRNSLNLNLGDILNPSNS from the exons ATGCAGCCGGACGCGAGCGGCAACgctgccggcggcggcggcgcgaatcCGAGGCCGAAGCTGCCGCCGCCGGTGGCCGCCGCGCCCGCGCCATCCGGCCGGCCGGCGTCCGTGCTGCCGCACAAGACGGCCAACGTGCGGGACCACTACCGCATCGGGAAGAAGCTGGGGCAGGGGCAGTTCGGCACCACCTACCTGTGCGTGGCcaaggaggacggcggcgagtTCGCGTGCAAGTCCATCCCCAAGCGCAAGCTGCTGTGCCGCGAGGACTACGAGGACGTCTGGCGCGAGATCCAGATCATGCACCACCTCTCCGAGCACCCCAACGTCGTCCGCATCCGTGGCGCCTACGAGGACGCGCTCTTCGTGCACATTGTCATGGAGCTCTGCGCGGGCGGTGAGCTCTTCGACCGCATCGTGGCCAAGGGGCACTACACCGAGCGTGCCGCAGCGCAGCTCATCAGGACCATAGTTGGGGTCGTGGAGGCATGCCACTCGCTCGGCGTCATGCACCGGGACCTCAAGCCGGAGAATTTCCTGTTTGCCAGCACTGCCGAGGACGCCCCGCTCAAGACCACCGATTTTGGGCTATCCATGTTCTACAAGCCTG GTGACAAATTCTCTGATGTTGTTGGGAGCCCCTACTATGTTGCACCTGAAGTGCTTCAGAAATGCTATGGTCCAGAAGCTGATGTCTGGAGTGCTGGGGTGATTCTGTACATTTTGCTATGTGGTGTCCCCCCTTTCTGGGCAG AAACTGAAGCAGGAATCTTCAGACAGATCCTTCGAGGCAAACTTGATTTTGAGTCTGAGCCCTGGCCTAGTATCTCTGACAGCGCTAAAGATCTAGTCCGTACTATGCTTTGCAGGGATCCTACAAAGCGGCTCTCTGCTCATGAGGTTCTCT GTCACCCATGGATTGTTGATGATGCTGTGGCGCCTGATAAGCCTATTGATTCTGCTGTTTTATCAAGGCTGAAGCATTTTTCtgcaatgaacaagctcaagaagATGGCATTGAGG GTTATTGCTGAAAGCCTGTCTGAGGAAGAGATTGGAGGTCTAAGGGAGCTGTTCAAAATGATTGATGCTGACAATAGTGGAACTATAACATTTGATGAGCTGAAAGATGGCTTGAAAAGGGTGGGCTCAGAACTAACTGAACATGAAATCCAGGCTTTAATGGATGCG GCGGACATCGACAACAGCGGAACGATTGATTATGGTGAATTCATCGCAGCTACATTGCACATGAACAAACTAGAGAGGGAGGAGAACTTGGTGTCAGCATTCTCGTTTTTTGACAAGGATGGAAGTGGATTCATCACCATCGATGAGCTATCACATGCATGCCGGGAATTTGGTCTGGATGACGTTCACCTTGAGGATATGATCAAAGATGTCGATCAGAACAAT GACGGGCAAATCGATTACAGTGAGTTCACAGCGATGATGAGGAAGGGCAATGCCGGCGCAACAGGGAGGCGGACCATGAGGAACAGCTTGAATCTGAATCTCGGCGACATCTTGAATCCCAGCAACAGCTAA